A section of the Anaerobranca gottschalkii DSM 13577 genome encodes:
- a CDS encoding peptidoglycan-binding protein — translation MGEGVQLLQRDLAQLGFNPGPIDGIFGNLTRNTVLRFQQQNNLLVDGIVGRQTKNAIRNLLKINSNNSVVYTVQRGDTLFFLAQRFNTTVSAIMEANGLSNHIIYINQKLLIPSINEISQQQQPSQTQQPQQQQQSSTQQLTRQQQMELEMLELVNQERIRHGLRPLIMDQNIVMVARLKSQDMIVNRYFAHHSPVYGSPFDMMRSFGITFRTAGENLAGSPSVIRAHTNLMNSPGHRANILNPNFTHIGIGIVEGGPYGIMFTQMFVGR, via the coding sequence GTGGGTGAAGGAGTTCAACTACTTCAACGGGATTTAGCCCAATTAGGATTTAATCCAGGGCCGATAGATGGAATATTTGGAAATTTAACAAGAAATACAGTACTTAGGTTTCAACAACAAAATAACTTACTTGTGGATGGTATAGTAGGTAGACAGACAAAAAACGCTATAAGGAATTTATTAAAGATCAACTCTAATAATTCAGTAGTTTATACAGTTCAAAGGGGAGATACTTTATTTTTCTTAGCTCAACGCTTTAACACCACTGTAAGTGCTATTATGGAAGCTAACGGCTTATCCAACCATATAATCTACATTAATCAAAAATTACTTATTCCATCAATAAATGAAATATCGCAACAACAGCAACCATCACAGACGCAACAACCTCAGCAACAGCAACAGTCGTCAACACAACAACTAACTAGGCAACAGCAGATGGAACTTGAAATGTTAGAATTGGTTAATCAAGAAAGAATAAGACATGGTTTAAGGCCCTTAATAATGGATCAAAACATTGTTATGGTAGCCAGGCTAAAAAGCCAAGACATGATTGTGAATAGATATTTTGCCCATCATTCGCCGGTATATGGTAGTCCCTTTGATATGATGAGAAGTTTTGGTATAACCTTTAGGACAGCTGGTGAAAATCTAGCCGGTTCTCCCAGTGTAATTAGAGCCCATACCAATTTAATGAACTCACCAGGTCATAGGGCAAATATATTGAATCCCAACTTCACCCATATAGGTATAGGTATTGTTGAAGGGGGACCTTATGGAATTATGTTTACCCAAATGTTTGTAGGGCGATAA